A genomic stretch from Nocardia farcinica includes:
- a CDS encoding helix-turn-helix domain-containing protein translates to MTRRITRGFDPVALKRAREEHPNEDLRRRAEVARLAGVGVATIQQWEAGKKSPQVNLLFRVAAVLGVPMEQLVPIPREQRYLRDWRVLRGMLESDLAARTGISGSSIGRLEEGSAALTDENANRLAEALGITAIEVRAAYDRARNRAVGAPA, encoded by the coding sequence ATGACGCGACGCATCACGCGCGGATTCGACCCCGTGGCGCTCAAGCGCGCCCGCGAGGAGCATCCGAACGAAGATCTCCGCCGCCGGGCCGAGGTCGCGCGGCTGGCGGGTGTGGGCGTCGCCACGATTCAGCAGTGGGAGGCTGGAAAGAAATCCCCCCAGGTCAATCTGCTGTTCCGTGTCGCTGCCGTACTCGGCGTTCCGATGGAGCAGCTCGTCCCGATTCCGCGTGAGCAGCGCTATCTGCGTGACTGGCGCGTCCTGCGCGGCATGCTGGAATCGGACCTGGCTGCCCGTACCGGAATCAGCGGTTCGTCGATAGGCCGCCTGGAAGAAGGCTCGGCCGCCCTCACCGACGAAAACGCCAACCGCCTCGCCGAAGCCTTGGGTATCACGGCTATCGAAGTGCGTGCCGCCTACGACCGGGCCCGCAACCGCGCCGTCGGCGCACCCGCTTGA